From a region of the Planctomycetota bacterium genome:
- a CDS encoding TatD family hydrolase: MVEPAIDTHAHVHFDRLEGDLVGVLERARAAGVVKIINVGTEPAENPRVVELAEREPMLYAAVGFHPHEAAKVKAVDWPVLEDLAGREKVVALGEFGLDYHYEHSPRAVQKEVFAGGVRLARRLG, translated from the coding sequence ATGGTTGAACCCGCGATTGACACGCATGCCCACGTCCACTTCGACCGCCTCGAGGGCGACCTCGTGGGCGTCCTCGAGCGCGCCCGCGCGGCCGGCGTCGTGAAGATCATCAACGTCGGCACCGAGCCGGCCGAGAACCCGCGGGTCGTCGAACTCGCGGAGCGCGAGCCGATGCTTTACGCGGCCGTCGGTTTCCATCCGCACGAGGCCGCCAAGGTCAAGGCCGTGGACTGGCCCGTCCTGGAGGACCTGGCGGGGCGCGAAAAGGTGGTAGCGCTCGGCGAGTTCGGCCTGGATTACCATTACGAGCATTCGCCGCGCGCGGTCCAGAAAGAGGTTTTTGCCGGGGGGGTGCGCCTCGCGCGGCGTCTGGG
- a CDS encoding YraN family protein: MRWPWQPKQAKARTPAQETGQAGERAAERFLRKHGHRILARNVAYRQGEVDLVTLEKRSRTVCFVEVRSLTVAEGETPAIRPEETVGRAKRRRVISAAKMFLAERRALERAVRFDVLAVEFRGEDRRRPEIRHYPGAFDATGR, encoded by the coding sequence ATGCGCTGGCCGTGGCAGCCGAAACAGGCGAAGGCGCGGACGCCGGCCCAGGAAACCGGTCAGGCGGGCGAACGCGCCGCCGAGCGATTCCTCCGGAAGCACGGCCACCGGATCCTCGCGCGGAACGTCGCCTATCGCCAGGGCGAGGTGGACTTGGTGACGCTGGAAAAACGGAGCAGGACGGTCTGCTTCGTCGAGGTCCGCAGCCTGACCGTCGCCGAGGGCGAGACCCCGGCCATCCGGCCCGAGGAGACGGTCGGCCGGGCGAAGCGGCGGCGAGTGATCTCGGCCGCCAAGATGTTCCTGGCCGAGCGCCGAGCCCTTGAGCGGGCCGTGCGATTCGACGTCTTGGCCGTCGAGTTCCGCGGCGAGGACCGCCGCCGGCCCGAGATTCGGCACTATCCGGGCGCCTTCGACGCCACCGGACGATGA